One region of Lebetimonas natsushimae genomic DNA includes:
- a CDS encoding substrate-binding periplasmic protein, translating into MKTFKYFLLILILMFSFSNATNNTKPFYYTDDEDYPPLIYRNSNGKPAGILYDIMKEAFHRMNIPLKVDLYPWKRAQKMVKDGISDAMISIITPERLKFTIASDPILLSSEYIFVNKNNPHFKEIMTIKSIKELKPFTIVEAFGAGWTKANLKGCNIIWVPNIENAFEMLIKGRADIYIANGYTARCFIHKKIHSKNKLSEGYKNIVMNHSPIKTVAFRLLINKNSKYINILDKFNKVINQMKMDGTIASIIEKHGFSDLNNLCIKDENETDKK; encoded by the coding sequence ATGAAAACTTTTAAATATTTTTTATTAATACTTATCTTAATGTTCTCATTTTCTAATGCTACAAATAATACAAAACCCTTTTATTATACAGATGATGAAGATTATCCTCCACTTATTTATCGTAATTCAAATGGAAAACCGGCCGGAATTTTATATGATATTATGAAAGAAGCATTTCATCGTATGAATATACCATTAAAAGTTGATCTTTATCCATGGAAAAGAGCGCAAAAAATGGTAAAAGATGGTATATCAGATGCTATGATTTCCATAATAACTCCTGAGAGACTAAAATTTACAATAGCTTCAGACCCAATTTTACTCAGCAGCGAATATATTTTCGTCAATAAAAACAATCCTCATTTTAAAGAAATAATGACAATAAAATCAATAAAAGAGCTAAAACCCTTTACTATCGTAGAAGCATTTGGCGCCGGATGGACAAAAGCAAATTTAAAAGGTTGTAATATAATATGGGTACCAAATATAGAAAACGCATTTGAAATGCTAATCAAAGGTAGAGCAGATATATATATTGCAAACGGATATACAGCAAGATGCTTTATTCATAAAAAAATTCACTCAAAAAATAAACTTTCAGAAGGTTATAAAAATATCGTAATGAATCACAGTCCAATAAAAACTGTCGCTTTTAGATTGTTAATAAATAAAAATTCAAAATATATAAATATACTTGATAAATTCAATAAAGTTATCAATCAAATGAAAATGGATGGTACTATTGCCTCAATTATTGAAAAACACGGATTTTCTGATCTTAATAATTTATGTATAAAAGACGAAAATGAAACTGACAAAAAATAA
- the ppa gene encoding inorganic diphosphatase: MDIKKIKPGNAEEAVNVVIEIPQGSNIKYELDKDSGAIFLDRILYGSQFYPANYGFVPNTLADDGDPIDVLVLSSESVVPGCVIKSRVIGVLIMEDESGKDEKIIAVPTVKLDPQMAKINSLEDLPEIKLEQIKHFFETYKDLEPGKWVKVTGFEGKEKAVELINKAIQNYK, encoded by the coding sequence ATGGATATTAAAAAAATTAAACCCGGAAATGCAGAAGAAGCTGTTAACGTTGTGATTGAAATTCCTCAGGGAAGCAATATAAAATACGAACTTGATAAAGACAGCGGTGCAATATTTTTAGACAGAATTCTTTATGGAAGTCAGTTTTACCCTGCAAATTACGGATTTGTCCCAAACACTCTAGCAGACGACGGAGATCCAATTGATGTATTGGTATTAAGCTCTGAGAGCGTAGTACCTGGATGTGTTATAAAATCAAGAGTAATTGGTGTTTTAATCATGGAAGATGAAAGTGGAAAAGATGAAAAAATTATTGCCGTTCCAACTGTAAAACTTGACCCTCAAATGGCAAAAATCAATTCATTGGAAGATTTGCCTGAAATTAAATTAGAACAAATCAAACATTTCTTCGAAACATATAAAGACTTAGAACCTGGAAAATGGGTAAAAGTTACAGGATTTGAGGGAAAAGAAAAAGCAGTTGAACTTATTAACAAAGCTATTCAAAATTATAAATAA
- the ubiE gene encoding bifunctional demethylmenaquinone methyltransferase/2-methoxy-6-polyprenyl-1,4-benzoquinol methylase UbiE, whose protein sequence is MLMQKKIVEMFDSIAPKYDIANRILSLGIDIKWRKEAIEETVKDIDKNNIRILDVACGTGDMIGIWQKTIKNKTLKICGLDPSKGMLEVAKKRFPQITFYNAYATEIPCEDSSFDVISISFGIRNVLEIEKALNEFNRILDKNGRLLILEFVRDNKNKKLRKCIDFYTNKFLPKIGGIITKNKEAYEYLPKSIENFYTVEELSNLLKKAGFEIKKVKLFNFSQVAMIIAQKI, encoded by the coding sequence ATGTTAATGCAGAAAAAAATTGTAGAAATGTTTGATTCCATTGCTCCAAAATATGATATTGCTAATAGAATTTTAAGTCTTGGTATTGATATAAAATGGAGAAAAGAAGCAATTGAAGAAACTGTGAAAGATATTGATAAAAATAATATAAGAATACTAGATGTTGCCTGTGGTACAGGAGATATGATAGGTATTTGGCAAAAAACAATAAAAAACAAAACATTAAAAATATGTGGGCTTGATCCAAGTAAAGGAATGCTTGAAGTTGCAAAAAAAAGATTTCCACAGATTACTTTTTATAATGCATATGCCACTGAAATACCATGTGAAGACAGTTCTTTTGATGTAATTTCTATTTCTTTTGGAATAAGAAATGTTTTAGAAATTGAAAAAGCATTGAATGAATTCAATAGGATTTTAGATAAAAACGGTAGATTATTGATTTTGGAATTTGTAAGGGATAATAAAAATAAAAAACTAAGAAAATGTATCGATTTTTATACAAATAAATTTTTACCAAAAATCGGAGGTATTATTACAAAAAATAAAGAAGCATATGAATATCTGCCAAAATCAATAGAAAATTTTTATACAGTTGAAGAATTAAGTAATTTATTAAAAAAAGCTGGTTTTGAAATTAAAAAAGTAAAATTATTTAATTTTTCACAAGTAGCAATGATAATTGCACAAAAAATATAA
- a CDS encoding metallophosphoesterase has product MKYVIYGDVHGCLEEWEELRKQIPKGAYEISVGDILDKGPYPVEALRYAKKNKIFTIMGNHEYKHLRKHWGRKVHLDEDQQRVYPQLKKKDFEFIESMPFFLKLNHLTIVHAGITNRIYLNNPPLNLMTLLLFLREVDENNKFLPLDNNNPNARYWADVYNGHEGFVVYGHNPFLNPKINKHCIGIDTGCVYGNKLTAVVIEDTINIKYSIIQVDAKQKYAEPHAPLE; this is encoded by the coding sequence ATGAAATATGTAATTTACGGGGATGTACATGGATGTCTAGAGGAATGGGAAGAACTTAGAAAACAAATTCCAAAAGGGGCTTACGAAATAAGCGTAGGCGATATTCTGGATAAAGGCCCCTATCCTGTTGAAGCCCTCCGTTATGCTAAAAAAAACAAGATTTTTACAATAATGGGCAATCATGAATATAAACATTTAAGAAAACACTGGGGCAGAAAAGTACATCTGGATGAAGACCAGCAAAGGGTTTATCCGCAGCTTAAAAAAAAAGATTTTGAATTTATTGAATCAATGCCTTTTTTTTTAAAACTAAATCACCTCACTATTGTACATGCCGGAATCACAAACAGGATTTATTTAAACAATCCTCCGTTAAACTTAATGACTCTTCTTCTTTTCTTAAGAGAAGTTGATGAAAATAATAAATTTTTACCTTTAGATAATAATAATCCTAATGCCAGATACTGGGCCGATGTATATAACGGACACGAAGGGTTTGTTGTATATGGGCATAATCCATTTTTAAATCCTAAAATAAATAAACATTGTATTGGAATAGATACAGGTTGCGTTTATGGCAATAAACTTACAGCTGTTGTTATTGAAGACACCATAAACATAAAATATTCAATTATTCAGGTCGATGCCAAACAGAAATACGCTGAACCTCACGCACCTTTAGAATAA
- a CDS encoding LysE family translocator, which produces MEYLILASIGFIAALTPGPDIFYVIKQGLCSGLKKALIAVLGILTGNIIYLSLVAVGLSGIGKNIYFQIIVGMFGSVYLFKIAFTIFKEKVHLNLVCKASKDIYKEALLLNLSNPKAMIFFAVIIAPFMSKNIMLSCVSLFLGICIAFISGAVVSSKITIKDNWLNITNKFAAVLFFFFGMKLLLFAIENIEKIISK; this is translated from the coding sequence TTGGAATACCTGATTTTAGCAAGTATAGGATTTATTGCTGCCCTGACACCAGGACCGGATATTTTTTATGTAATAAAGCAGGGACTTTGCAGCGGTTTAAAAAAAGCCCTAATTGCCGTTTTGGGAATACTGACAGGTAATATAATTTATTTGAGTCTAGTGGCAGTTGGTCTTAGTGGAATTGGTAAAAACATATATTTTCAAATAATTGTGGGAATGTTTGGCAGTGTTTATCTTTTTAAAATTGCTTTTACGATTTTTAAAGAAAAAGTTCATTTAAATTTAGTCTGTAAAGCAAGTAAGGATATTTATAAAGAAGCGCTATTGCTTAATTTATCTAATCCAAAAGCAATGATTTTTTTTGCTGTAATTATCGCTCCTTTTATGAGTAAAAATATTATGTTAAGTTGTGTAAGTCTCTTTCTTGGCATTTGTATAGCTTTTATTTCCGGAGCAGTGGTTAGTTCTAAAATAACGATAAAAGATAATTGGTTAAATATAACAAATAAATTTGCTGCTGTTTTATTTTTCTTTTTTGGAATGAAACTTTTATTATTTGCAATTGAAAATATAGAAAAAATAATATCAAAATAA
- the argH gene encoding argininosuccinate lyase, which yields MKLWGGRFSKQAAKILDEFNASLPFDKELYIEDIEGSIAHSQMLAKQGIITNEDAKKIKEGLLKIKKEIENNEFKWDISDEDIHMAIEKRLIELIGDTGKKLHTARSRNDQVAVDFRRWVLKRNLDFSKKIKELIEVFVNIAKENINTIMPGMTHLQHAQPISFAYHMLAYASMFKRDYERFMESYKRNNKNPLGCAALAGTPHPIDRNETTKALGFDEPSVNCLDTVSDRDFALEILFNISMLMMHASRISEELVLWSTSEFAFITLSDEYSTGSSIMPQKKNPDVPELIRGKTGRAYGNLIALLTVMKGLPLAYNKDTQEDKEGVFDSVKNALISIEILKETLKTMKINKENMYKACKKGHLTATDLADYLVKKGIPFREAHHITGRAVALAESKGVDLSDLSLDELKSIDARIDKDVDLSLENSMNSRKSFGGTAPESVKKQIEYFENFLKEINDKN from the coding sequence ATGAAACTTTGGGGCGGTAGATTTTCCAAACAGGCTGCAAAAATATTGGATGAATTTAATGCATCACTTCCTTTTGACAAGGAATTATATATTGAAGATATTGAAGGAAGCATAGCCCATTCCCAAATGCTAGCAAAACAGGGAATCATTACAAATGAAGATGCAAAAAAAATAAAAGAAGGTCTTCTTAAAATAAAAAAAGAAATAGAAAACAATGAATTCAAATGGGACATAAGCGATGAAGATATCCATATGGCAATTGAGAAAAGACTTATTGAATTAATAGGTGACACCGGCAAAAAACTACATACTGCAAGAAGCAGAAACGATCAGGTGGCTGTGGATTTCAGAAGATGGGTATTAAAAAGAAATTTGGATTTTTCTAAAAAAATAAAAGAATTGATTGAAGTTTTTGTGAATATTGCAAAAGAAAATATTAATACAATAATGCCGGGAATGACACATCTTCAACATGCCCAGCCCATCAGTTTTGCCTATCATATGCTGGCATATGCAAGTATGTTTAAAAGAGATTATGAAAGATTTATGGAAAGCTATAAAAGAAACAACAAAAACCCTCTCGGATGTGCAGCATTAGCTGGTACGCCCCATCCAATTGACAGAAACGAAACCACAAAAGCTCTTGGATTTGACGAACCGAGTGTAAACTGCCTCGATACAGTAAGCGACAGGGATTTTGCACTTGAAATTTTATTTAACATCTCTATGCTTATGATGCACGCAAGCAGAATTTCCGAAGAACTTGTTTTATGGTCTACAAGCGAATTTGCTTTTATTACTCTAAGCGACGAATATTCAACAGGAAGTTCAATAATGCCACAGAAAAAAAACCCAGATGTACCGGAACTTATAAGAGGAAAAACCGGAAGGGCTTATGGTAATTTAATAGCCCTTCTGACTGTTATGAAAGGGCTTCCCCTTGCATACAACAAAGACACCCAGGAAGACAAAGAAGGAGTATTTGACAGTGTAAAAAATGCCCTGATTTCAATCGAAATTTTAAAAGAAACATTAAAAACAATGAAAATTAACAAAGAAAATATGTATAAAGCCTGTAAAAAAGGCCATCTAACGGCAACAGACCTTGCAGATTATCTTGTAAAAAAAGGTATTCCATTCAGGGAAGCTCACCATATCACAGGAAGAGCAGTCGCATTGGCTGAAAGCAAGGGGGTTGATTTAAGCGATTTAAGTCTGGATGAACTTAAAAGTATAGATGCAAGAATTGATAAAGATGTGGATTTAAGCCTTGAAAATTCTATGAATTCAAGAAAAAGTTTTGGCGGTACCGCACCTGAAAGTGTAAAAAAACAAATTGAGTATTTCGAAAATTTTTTAAAGGAGATTAATGATAAAAATTAG
- a CDS encoding tetratricopeptide repeat protein, whose product MKKILLILIAVFAFAKHGETQDPALQEALQGHYVKAFRMFDKRCNENDGYACGMVAYFYNKGLGVKKDLKAAIDYYTKGCALNDNDSCTILGYYYYKGIGVKKDLNKAITLLKKACNNHSKDACNYLKEIANIK is encoded by the coding sequence ATGAAAAAAATACTATTAATTTTAATAGCGGTTTTTGCGTTTGCAAAACATGGAGAAACTCAAGACCCGGCCCTTCAAGAGGCATTACAGGGTCATTATGTAAAAGCTTTTAGAATGTTTGATAAAAGATGCAATGAAAATGACGGATATGCGTGTGGAATGGTGGCATATTTTTATAACAAAGGACTTGGTGTAAAAAAAGATTTAAAAGCAGCAATCGATTATTATACAAAAGGTTGTGCCTTAAATGACAACGACAGCTGTACTATTCTTGGATATTATTATTACAAAGGTATTGGAGTAAAAAAAGATTTGAATAAAGCTATAACTCTACTTAAAAAAGCATGCAACAACCATTCAAAAGATGCCTGCAATTATCTTAAGGAAATAGCAAACATAAAATGA
- a CDS encoding HD domain-containing protein: MNPEVIKLIFRAFTIERWNDLPRPVKFIELDKQAHKFIIAYLISFFEKNVDYYKLINLGIANLLYRAVLTDLKSPVYHFLRKKRGKELDDFVINKLKDKIDDEMIEYLKILNNDNSIENRIHSAASFIATKWEFEIIYNTASFIYGMNEIKKNIENELEDFYNLEGVRILSLKRKSYDFISLCGNLRFQKRWANTPRVPETSVLGHMLFVAVITYLLSKEAKLRKEKIINNFFTALFHDLPEALTRDIIAPVKHKVKGLDEILKQYEHMLIDEKILPLLPKKMQSIMNIYLKDEFKNKTFKNGDYEIIENIEKIKNIPNSIDGSMLKAADHFGAYVEAIMSVYYGIKSVELESAINDLEKLYEDKIIYNINLGKYFNRGFFK, encoded by the coding sequence ATGAATCCTGAAGTTATAAAATTAATATTCAGAGCATTTACAATTGAAAGATGGAACGATTTGCCGCGCCCTGTTAAATTTATCGAGCTTGATAAACAGGCACATAAATTTATAATAGCTTATTTAATAAGTTTTTTTGAAAAAAATGTTGATTATTATAAATTAATTAACCTTGGAATTGCAAATCTTTTATATAGGGCGGTTTTAACTGATTTAAAATCCCCTGTTTATCACTTTTTAAGAAAAAAGAGGGGAAAAGAGCTGGATGATTTTGTTATCAATAAATTAAAGGATAAAATTGATGATGAAATGATTGAATATTTAAAAATTTTAAATAATGATAATTCAATAGAAAACAGAATTCATTCTGCTGCAAGTTTTATAGCTACAAAATGGGAATTTGAAATTATTTATAATACAGCGTCTTTTATATACGGGATGAATGAAATAAAAAAAAATATAGAAAATGAACTTGAGGATTTTTATAATCTAGAGGGTGTAAGAATACTTAGTTTAAAAAGAAAAAGTTATGATTTTATATCACTGTGTGGAAATTTAAGATTTCAAAAGAGATGGGCGAATACACCCAGGGTTCCTGAAACAAGTGTACTTGGGCATATGTTGTTTGTGGCAGTTATTACATATCTTTTATCAAAAGAAGCAAAACTTAGAAAAGAAAAGATAATCAATAATTTTTTTACTGCACTTTTTCATGATTTGCCAGAAGCTCTTACAAGGGATATTATAGCTCCCGTAAAACACAAGGTTAAAGGACTTGATGAAATATTAAAACAATATGAGCATATGTTGATAGACGAAAAAATATTGCCGCTTCTGCCTAAAAAAATGCAAAGTATTATGAATATTTATTTAAAAGACGAATTTAAAAATAAAACTTTTAAAAACGGTGATTACGAAATAATTGAAAATATTGAAAAAATAAAAAATATTCCCAACTCAATTGATGGAAGTATGTTAAAAGCAGCTGATCATTTCGGAGCTTATGTTGAAGCTATAATGAGTGTATATTATGGTATTAAATCGGTTGAACTTGAAAGTGCAATAAATGACCTTGAAAAATTATATGAAGATAAGATTATTTACAATATAAATTTGGGAAAATATTTTAATAGAGGATTTTTTAAATGA
- a CDS encoding putative bifunctional diguanylate cyclase/phosphodiesterase: MKLTKNNTKSKLSNKFILHVISVIIISTLIFSIILSYEQYQTKISEIKKDIKNTLKSNKSIIAQALWRIDTKALKIKAHEFLVDNDIKFVKITDENGKNIITLGNDKDIDIKNTIDLYYNHNGKKFFLGKIILGSSTESVIKKIKSSIILLVFQALLLIIIMIIYITYIFNNLISKHLVKIRNYLNNIDITKKQPPLVLDRPKNKSPDELDDTVKAINFMREEAHKNYQKVEYQTLHDSLTNLLNRKAIEKHINELLTNEKSKQHYHALFLINIDHFKFINDSLGHEVGDAILKNMAKRLLTLQTNEKDIGRLGGDVFMFILENIGDDIEKAKQNALNYAQKILKTIQKPFKIKNMNYHISASIGIKIFGKESSVETIIKNADNALYHAKLKGPNQIELFYPKMQISTDRRLRIEEVLRIAIKNHSLIVHFQPKCGLDGTVYSAEALVRMKSDNGEFFSPAEFIPIAEEAGLIIDLGKEIMKKVFKFIHDYEEIIKQSTLKNIAINISPTHFTTERFCEEITHYAKKFNIADNFITIEITEEATITDIHKLIDVMNCLKENGFNLSIDDFGTGYSSFQYLQKFPLDELKIDKSFIDEIPTSPQARDIVKTIITMAHNLNFHVVAEGVEYPEQLEFLKKYKCDLIQGYIFYKPLSKEEFLKVLKNTKK; this comes from the coding sequence ATGAAACTGACAAAAAATAATACAAAAAGCAAACTCTCAAATAAATTTATTTTACATGTTATAAGCGTAATAATAATTTCTACTTTAATATTTTCAATAATACTTAGTTATGAACAATACCAAACAAAAATATCTGAAATCAAAAAAGATATTAAAAATACTCTAAAAAGTAATAAATCGATAATCGCACAAGCATTATGGAGAATTGATACTAAAGCACTTAAAATTAAAGCGCATGAATTTTTAGTTGATAATGATATAAAATTTGTAAAAATTACTGATGAAAATGGCAAAAATATTATTACTCTTGGAAATGACAAAGATATAGATATAAAAAATACAATTGATTTATATTATAACCATAATGGAAAAAAATTCTTTCTTGGAAAAATCATACTCGGAAGCTCAACAGAAAGCGTAATAAAAAAAATAAAATCATCTATAATTCTACTTGTATTTCAAGCTTTGTTATTAATAATAATAATGATAATATACATTACTTATATTTTTAATAATCTCATTTCAAAACATCTTGTAAAAATACGAAATTATCTCAATAATATTGATATTACAAAAAAACAGCCACCTTTAGTGTTAGATAGACCTAAAAACAAATCACCCGATGAATTAGATGATACAGTAAAAGCAATTAACTTTATGCGTGAAGAAGCTCATAAAAATTATCAAAAAGTTGAATATCAAACTCTTCACGATTCATTGACAAATCTACTTAATAGAAAAGCAATTGAAAAACACATTAATGAACTATTAACAAATGAAAAATCAAAACAACACTATCATGCATTATTTCTTATAAATATTGACCATTTTAAATTTATAAATGATTCTTTGGGACACGAAGTTGGAGATGCTATTTTAAAAAATATGGCAAAACGTCTCTTAACTCTTCAAACTAATGAAAAAGATATAGGCAGATTAGGCGGCGATGTTTTTATGTTTATTTTAGAAAATATAGGTGACGATATTGAAAAAGCTAAACAAAATGCTTTAAATTATGCACAAAAAATATTAAAAACAATTCAAAAACCTTTTAAAATAAAAAATATGAATTATCATATTAGTGCAAGTATAGGCATTAAGATATTTGGGAAAGAAAGCAGTGTAGAAACAATTATAAAAAATGCAGATAATGCACTTTACCATGCAAAATTAAAAGGTCCTAATCAAATAGAACTTTTTTATCCAAAAATGCAAATTAGCACCGATAGAAGATTAAGAATTGAAGAGGTACTAAGAATTGCAATTAAAAATCATAGTTTAATTGTACATTTCCAGCCAAAATGTGGCTTAGATGGAACTGTTTATTCTGCAGAAGCATTAGTTAGAATGAAATCTGATAATGGAGAATTTTTTTCACCTGCTGAATTTATTCCTATTGCTGAAGAAGCTGGATTAATTATAGATCTTGGAAAAGAAATTATGAAAAAAGTTTTTAAATTTATTCATGACTATGAAGAAATCATAAAACAATCAACTTTAAAAAATATTGCTATTAATATATCCCCTACACATTTCACAACTGAAAGATTCTGTGAGGAAATAACTCATTATGCAAAAAAATTTAATATTGCTGACAATTTCATAACCATAGAAATAACAGAGGAAGCCACAATTACTGATATACACAAACTTATTGACGTAATGAATTGTTTAAAAGAAAATGGCTTTAATCTTTCAATAGATGATTTTGGAACAGGTTATTCTTCTTTTCAATATCTGCAAAAATTCCCTCTTGATGAGCTCAAAATTGATAAATCTTTTATAGATGAAATACCTACTTCACCTCAAGCTAGGGATATTGTTAAAACTATTATTACAATGGCTCATAACTTAAATTTCCACGTAGTTGCAGAAGGGGTAGAATATCCTGAACAGCTAGAATTCTTAAAAAAATATAAATGTGATTTAATTCAAGGATATATTTTTTATAAACCTTTAAGTAAAGAAGAATTTTTAAAAGTCTTAAAAAATACAAAAAAATGA
- a CDS encoding OsmC family protein, whose translation MIKIRHINDHIYEATNGKDIIIIDPKKYTPIDLFITGLANCSAYDVVELSKAKGYNLGNFTLEVEYKRKETYPRIFTEFHFIYSFKSKADNMTARRWVLSSLETYCSTINTIRNTSKIYYTIKHNGELIAFKESILSGQTHNHSEGFEEDDGFGCIA comes from the coding sequence ATGATAAAAATTAGACATATAAATGACCATATTTATGAAGCCACAAACGGAAAAGATATAATTATAATTGATCCTAAAAAATATACACCGATAGACTTGTTCATAACCGGTCTTGCAAATTGTTCTGCGTATGATGTTGTAGAACTTTCAAAAGCAAAGGGATATAACCTGGGAAATTTTACTTTAGAAGTTGAATATAAAAGAAAAGAAACTTATCCTAGAATTTTTACCGAATTCCATTTTATCTACAGCTTTAAATCAAAAGCAGACAATATGACTGCTAGAAGATGGGTGTTAAGTTCACTTGAAACATATTGTTCGACAATCAACACTATTAGAAATACAAGTAAAATTTATTACACTATTAAACACAATGGTGAGCTTATAGCTTTCAAAGAAAGTATATTATCAGGACAAACACACAACCACAGTGAAGGATTCGAAGAAGACGACGGCTTTGGCTGCATAGCCTGA
- a CDS encoding pyridoxal phosphate-dependent aminotransferase, with protein MKPFIVMDIVKEAQKYEDVIHLEIGEPDILPSPEIKNTALKAVQENKFFYTESKGLKNLREKIANHYKNFYNVDVNPENIIITTGTSTAFLIAFYFTKTIATPTPGYPCYKNFAELENKKFINIPTSFPDYQINLEKLKSTEFDTLMISSPNNPTGTVINSENLKQICNFCKNNDKLLISDELYHGLVYEKEYTTALKFNKNAIVINGFSKYFCMPGFRIGWIILPDNLVRTAEIIAQNILISAPTISQYAALSAFDYKYLEKTKKEFKKRRDFLYNELKNIFNIAKPDGAFYLWCDISKYSNNSFDFANRLLKVAKVAVTPGIDFGDFNNYIRIAYTKDIKDLEIAVKRIKNFLKI; from the coding sequence ATGAAACCGTTTATCGTAATGGATATTGTAAAAGAAGCCCAAAAATATGAAGATGTAATTCATTTAGAAATTGGGGAACCTGATATATTGCCATCCCCTGAAATAAAAAACACGGCATTAAAAGCAGTCCAAGAAAACAAATTTTTTTATACAGAAAGCAAAGGCTTAAAAAACCTAAGAGAAAAAATCGCAAATCATTATAAAAATTTTTACAATGTTGACGTCAATCCTGAAAATATAATTATTACAACCGGAACATCTACCGCTTTTTTAATAGCATTTTATTTCACTAAAACCATTGCGACCCCTACTCCCGGATATCCCTGTTATAAAAATTTCGCCGAACTGGAAAATAAAAAATTTATAAATATCCCTACTTCATTTCCAGATTATCAAATTAATTTAGAAAAACTAAAAAGCACAGAATTTGACACTCTAATGATTTCAAGTCCAAACAACCCGACAGGTACAGTTATTAATTCAGAAAACCTTAAGCAGATTTGCAACTTTTGCAAAAACAATGATAAACTTTTAATTAGTGACGAGCTATATCACGGATTAGTTTATGAAAAAGAGTATACAACAGCGTTAAAATTTAACAAAAACGCAATCGTAATAAACGGTTTTAGCAAATATTTCTGTATGCCTGGATTTAGAATCGGATGGATAATACTCCCCGATAATTTAGTAAGAACTGCGGAAATCATTGCTCAAAATATATTAATTTCAGCTCCTACCATTTCACAATATGCAGCATTAAGTGCATTTGATTACAAATATCTTGAAAAGACAAAAAAAGAATTTAAAAAAAGAAGGGATTTTTTATACAATGAATTAAAAAATATTTTTAATATAGCAAAACCTGATGGTGCATTTTACCTTTGGTGTGATATTTCAAAATATTCCAATAATTCTTTTGATTTTGCAAATAGATTACTAAAAGTTGCAAAAGTTGCTGTAACTCCAGGTATTGATTTCGGTGATTTTAATAATTATATTAGAATAGCCTATACAAAAGATATAAAAGATTTAGAAATCGCAGTAAAAAGAATTAAAAATTTTTTAAAAATTTGA